One window of the Syntrophorhabdaceae bacterium genome contains the following:
- a CDS encoding GNAT family N-acetyltransferase — protein MKIIAIDRNEIGLIKPLWEKLNAHHLAASRHFKEHYAKFTFEKRMEDLKKRDRLIAYVAQDNGENIGYCVASVDALNGEIDSLFVEEAYRGKGVGEKLASSALIWLEEKRCVTKRVSIAEGNEDALKFYKRFGFAKRLTVMQMRDRAAKRKISDKLLP, from the coding sequence GTGAAAATCATAGCAATTGACAGAAATGAGATAGGACTCATTAAGCCGCTGTGGGAGAAGCTGAACGCCCATCATCTCGCCGCATCGAGACACTTCAAAGAGCACTATGCCAAGTTTACCTTTGAAAAACGCATGGAGGACCTGAAAAAGCGCGATCGCCTCATCGCCTATGTGGCGCAGGACAATGGTGAAAACATCGGCTATTGCGTGGCGAGCGTTGACGCGCTGAACGGGGAAATTGATTCTCTTTTTGTGGAGGAGGCATACAGGGGAAAGGGGGTCGGCGAAAAACTTGCCTCTTCCGCCCTGATATGGCTTGAGGAAAAGCGTTGCGTCACAAAGAGGGTATCAATAGCCGAGGGTAATGAGGACGCGCTTAAATTCTACAAAAGATTCGGCTTCGCAAAAAGGCTCACGGTGATGCAAATGAGGGACCGTGCTGCAAAGAGAAAGATATCCGACAAGCTGCTCCCTTGA
- a CDS encoding lipoprotein-releasing ABC transporter permease subunit gives MDFETTIGLRYLRSKRKEAFISFTTWIAVVGIAIGVTALIIVIAVMTGFQDEIRERILGINPHILVLNLNGEIREPQRIVEQIKSVKGVSHAFPFITFQAMAESNRQLAGVAVKGLNPADVKFLGSMVKEGSIEALGVKSDVLIGKELAKSLGLFRGDSLTLMVPLGGYSPMGAMPETVRVRVGGIFETGMYDVDNTLVIMSLSDVESIMGIGATGIEVKLDDVYKADEARREILKRVGSQYFARTWVEMNRNLFSALKLEKLMMYIILALIILVASFNIISSLIMTVMEKKKDIAILKSIGTKKQSIMKIFMVEGITIGVIGAVMGSLGGYVGCLIIKYTNLFKLPQDIYYITKLPAKIGVFDILFIALITAVICVLATIYPSYKASKIDPVETLRYE, from the coding sequence ATGGATTTCGAAACGACCATAGGGCTCAGGTACCTGCGTTCCAAGCGCAAAGAGGCCTTCATATCCTTTACCACATGGATTGCTGTTGTCGGCATTGCCATCGGCGTGACGGCGCTCATTATCGTCATAGCCGTGATGACGGGGTTTCAGGATGAAATCCGTGAGCGCATACTCGGCATCAATCCTCACATCCTCGTTTTAAACTTAAACGGGGAAATCAGGGAGCCGCAGAGGATTGTCGAACAGATAAAAAGCGTGAAAGGCGTCTCACATGCCTTTCCCTTCATCACCTTTCAGGCCATGGCTGAGAGCAACAGGCAGCTCGCCGGTGTGGCGGTGAAAGGGCTCAATCCCGCGGATGTGAAATTCCTGGGGAGCATGGTCAAAGAGGGGAGCATCGAGGCGCTCGGCGTGAAGTCAGATGTGCTCATCGGAAAGGAACTGGCCAAAAGTCTCGGTCTGTTCAGAGGGGACAGCCTCACCCTCATGGTCCCGCTTGGCGGCTATTCACCCATGGGCGCAATGCCGGAAACGGTCCGCGTGCGCGTGGGCGGAATCTTCGAGACGGGCATGTATGATGTGGACAATACCCTCGTGATCATGTCCTTGAGCGACGTGGAAAGCATCATGGGCATCGGCGCCACGGGCATCGAGGTCAAACTCGACGATGTCTACAAGGCCGACGAAGCGAGAAGAGAAATCCTAAAAAGGGTTGGCAGCCAGTACTTTGCCAGAACCTGGGTGGAGATGAACAGAAATCTCTTCTCTGCGCTGAAACTTGAAAAGCTCATGATGTATATTATCCTTGCGCTCATTATTCTTGTGGCGAGCTTCAATATCATCAGCTCTCTTATTATGACGGTAATGGAGAAGAAAAAGGACATCGCCATTCTCAAATCCATAGGCACAAAGAAGCAGAGCATCATGAAGATTTTCATGGTCGAAGGCATAACTATCGGGGTGATAGGAGCTGTAATGGGCTCCTTGGGCGGATATGTCGGCTGTCTTATTATCAAATATACGAACCTCTTCAAACTGCCTCAGGACATCTACTACATTACAAAACTGCCCGCAAAGATAGGCGTTTTTGACATCCTCTTCATCGCCCTTATCACTGCGGTTATTTGTGTGCTCGCAACTATCTATCCTTCGTATAAGGCATCGAAGATCGACCCCGTGGAGACTCTCAGGTATGAGTGA
- a CDS encoding ABC transporter ATP-binding protein yields the protein MSDQILRTTELKKVFHKDNVEVQVLKGIDFSADTGDFITIMGPSGAGKSTFLHILGALDRATSGEVYFRDKNIREYSEDEESVFRNQKVGFIFQFYHLLQDFNVIENIMMPLLIKRVSETDAIRKAEEFLAVVGLEDRRTHKPGELSGGEQQRVAIARALVNEPELILADEPTGNLDRKTGHEVLDYILSVNKRLSSTLILVTHDPEIGAFGAKRYRMVDGELSLA from the coding sequence ATGAGTGATCAGATTCTTCGCACGACTGAGCTTAAAAAGGTCTTTCACAAAGACAACGTAGAAGTTCAGGTCCTCAAGGGCATCGACTTCTCCGCCGACACAGGCGATTTCATCACCATTATGGGTCCTTCCGGGGCGGGCAAGAGCACGTTTCTCCATATCCTCGGCGCCCTGGATCGTGCAACATCCGGGGAGGTCTACTTCAGGGACAAAAATATCCGTGAATACTCGGAAGATGAAGAAAGCGTCTTCAGGAACCAGAAGGTCGGATTTATTTTTCAGTTCTACCATCTTCTCCAGGACTTCAACGTGATCGAAAATATCATGATGCCGCTTCTCATCAAAAGGGTGAGTGAGACCGATGCCATCCGGAAAGCTGAAGAATTCCTCGCTGTGGTGGGCTTAGAGGACAGGCGCACCCATAAGCCGGGCGAGCTCTCCGGCGGAGAGCAGCAGCGCGTAGCCATCGCACGCGCGCTCGTGAACGAACCGGAACTGATCCTCGCCGACGAACCTACCGGGAACCTGGACCGCAAAACCGGTCATGAAGTCCTCGATTACATCCTCTCGGTGAACAAAAGGCTTTCGTCAACCCTCATACTTGTGACTCATGATCCTGAAATAGGCGCCTTCGGCGCCAAGCGGTACAGGATGGTCGACGGAGAATTGTCCCTCGCGTAA